Proteins encoded together in one Streptomyces roseifaciens window:
- a CDS encoding SpoIIE family protein phosphatase has translation MNAGVKLFGGPVESAAPLAPGPGAGEKGLKAGALGLFSSVAMGLSSTAPAYSLAATLGLIVAGVGLQAPVVTMLAFVPMLLIAYAYRELNAGDADCGTTFTWASRAFGPRIGWMGGWGIIVADVIAMANLSEIAGIYGFRLLGFDSLAEDRLWTTVAGVTWIAVMTAVCYVGIEVSAALQRWLVCAEVAVLILFAVAALVRVYADGPPTAIHVSASWFNPLHVPSAKELTAGLLAAVFIYWGWDTAVAVNEETADSRHTPGQAAVVSTVLLLGIYALVATSAQAFAGIGTEGTGLGNTANSGDVLSGLGGAVFGTTGSGWFLTKLLIFTVLTSAVASTQTTILPLARTVFSMAAHKAVPSHFARVHRRFLTPTWSTVGMGLVSIGFLVLLTVISHDVLADSISAVGLAIAFYYGLTGFACVWFYRERLTRSPRDLLFKGVLPGLGGLLMLSLFCYAAFVVYAAPDYGSTSFDLPLLGHTGGVSVVGLGALLVGVVLMLVITREHTAALKLQRGLLPHHLPSLTGVETASRYVPADSRSGVGGDWFDVIPLSSSRVGLVVGDVRGHGLRAAATMGRLRTSVRVLARLDLAPDELLARLDDVVGRTAEERVAEERAQGRGGGTPGAGGDEALGVTCLYAVYDPVSGRCSMARAGHSPPALVDPARGAVSRPGLPEGPPLGLGGAPFQSVELQLPAGSLLALFTDGLVQAPDHDTETGIGLLSGVLTECRRPLEELCDRTVAELLPGPVDDDAALLLVRTRMLDEHQVAVWELDADPASVARARSVTSGQLGEWGLEDLSFTTELVVSELVTNAVRYASGGPVHVRLIRDRSLVCEVADTGHTSPHLRHAAADDEGGRGLFIVAQLTQRWGTRYTPTGKTIWTEQPLPTAE, from the coding sequence ATGAATGCAGGGGTGAAGCTCTTCGGTGGTCCGGTCGAGTCCGCTGCGCCGCTCGCGCCCGGCCCCGGCGCGGGCGAGAAGGGGCTCAAGGCCGGTGCCCTGGGACTGTTCTCCTCGGTCGCCATGGGCCTGTCCTCCACCGCTCCGGCGTACAGCCTGGCGGCGACGCTCGGCCTGATCGTCGCGGGCGTCGGCCTCCAGGCGCCGGTCGTGACGATGCTGGCCTTCGTCCCGATGCTGCTGATCGCGTACGCCTACCGGGAGCTCAACGCGGGCGACGCCGACTGCGGGACCACCTTCACCTGGGCCTCCCGCGCCTTCGGCCCGCGCATCGGCTGGATGGGCGGCTGGGGCATCATCGTCGCCGACGTCATCGCCATGGCGAACCTCTCGGAGATCGCCGGCATCTACGGCTTCCGGCTGCTGGGGTTCGACTCGCTCGCCGAGGACCGGCTGTGGACCACCGTCGCGGGGGTCACCTGGATCGCCGTGATGACCGCGGTCTGCTACGTGGGCATCGAGGTGTCGGCGGCCCTCCAGCGCTGGCTGGTGTGCGCCGAGGTGGCGGTGCTGATCCTGTTCGCGGTGGCCGCCCTGGTCAGGGTCTACGCCGACGGGCCGCCGACGGCGATCCACGTCTCCGCCTCCTGGTTCAACCCCCTCCACGTGCCGTCGGCCAAGGAGCTGACCGCGGGCCTCCTCGCCGCGGTCTTCATCTACTGGGGCTGGGACACCGCCGTCGCGGTCAACGAGGAGACCGCCGACAGCAGGCACACCCCCGGACAGGCGGCGGTCGTCTCCACCGTGCTCCTGCTGGGCATCTACGCCCTGGTGGCGACGTCGGCGCAGGCGTTCGCCGGGATCGGCACCGAGGGCACCGGTCTGGGCAACACTGCCAACTCCGGGGACGTGCTCTCCGGCCTGGGCGGTGCCGTCTTCGGCACCACGGGCTCCGGCTGGTTCCTCACCAAGTTGCTCATCTTCACGGTGCTGACCTCGGCGGTCGCGTCCACCCAGACCACCATCCTGCCGCTGGCCCGCACCGTCTTCTCCATGGCGGCCCACAAGGCTGTCCCCTCGCACTTCGCCCGTGTGCACCGCAGGTTCCTCACCCCGACCTGGTCGACCGTCGGCATGGGCCTGGTCTCCATCGGCTTCCTCGTCCTGCTGACCGTGATCAGCCACGACGTGCTGGCCGACTCCATCAGCGCGGTCGGTCTCGCGATCGCCTTCTACTACGGCCTCACCGGCTTCGCCTGCGTCTGGTTCTACCGCGAGCGGCTCACGCGCAGCCCCCGGGACCTGCTCTTCAAGGGGGTGCTTCCGGGGCTGGGCGGGCTCCTGATGCTCAGCCTGTTCTGCTACGCCGCCTTCGTCGTCTACGCCGCCCCGGACTACGGCTCGACCTCCTTCGACCTGCCGCTCCTCGGGCACACCGGCGGGGTGAGCGTCGTGGGCCTGGGCGCCCTGCTGGTCGGCGTCGTCCTGATGCTGGTCATCACGCGAGAACACACCGCCGCCCTCAAACTGCAACGCGGTCTGCTGCCCCACCACCTGCCGTCGCTGACCGGGGTCGAGACGGCCAGCCGCTACGTGCCCGCCGACAGCCGCTCCGGGGTGGGCGGCGACTGGTTCGACGTCATCCCGCTGTCGAGCTCCCGGGTCGGCCTGGTCGTCGGGGACGTGCGCGGCCACGGGCTGCGCGCCGCCGCCACCATGGGACGGCTGCGTACGAGCGTACGGGTCCTGGCCAGGCTCGACCTCGCCCCGGACGAGCTGCTCGCGCGCTTGGACGACGTGGTCGGGCGGACCGCCGAGGAGCGCGTCGCCGAGGAGCGGGCGCAAGGCCGTGGCGGGGGCACGCCGGGGGCCGGCGGCGACGAGGCCCTGGGGGTCACCTGCCTGTACGCCGTCTACGACCCGGTGTCCGGGCGGTGCAGCATGGCGCGCGCGGGTCACTCGCCGCCCGCCCTCGTCGACCCCGCCCGCGGTGCCGTCAGCCGTCCGGGCCTCCCGGAGGGCCCGCCCCTGGGCCTGGGCGGCGCGCCCTTCCAGAGCGTGGAACTCCAGCTGCCCGCCGGCAGCCTGCTCGCCCTGTTCACCGACGGTCTCGTCCAGGCCCCGGACCACGACACCGAGACGGGGATCGGCCTGCTCTCCGGCGTCCTCACCGAGTGCCGGCGCCCCCTGGAGGAGCTCTGCGACCGCACCGTGGCCGAGCTGCTGCCCGGACCGGTGGACGACGACGCGGCCCTGCTCCTGGTCCGTACCCGGATGCTCGACGAGCACCAGGTGGCGGTCTGGGAGCTGGACGCCGACCCCGCGAGCGTCGCGCGGGCCCGGTCCGTCACCAGTGGGCAGCTGGGCGAGTGGGGGCTCGAGGACCTGTCGTTCACGACCGAGCTGGTCGTCAGCGAGCTGGTCACCAACGCCGTCCGCTACGCCTCCGGCGGGCCGGTCCACGTCCGGCTGATCCGCGACCGCAGCCTCGTCTGCGAGGTCGCCGACACCGGCCACACCTCGCCCCACCTGCGCCACGCCGCCGCCGACGACGAGGGGGGCCGGGGCCTGTTCATCGTCGCCCAGCTCACCCAGCGGTGGGGAACCCGCTACACCCCCACCGGCAAGACCATCTGGACCGAGCAGCCCCTGCCGACTGCGGAGTGA